In one Halanaerobium saccharolyticum subsp. saccharolyticum DSM 6643 genomic region, the following are encoded:
- the grdA gene encoding glycine/sarcosine/betaine reductase complex selenoprotein A → MLKGKKIAILGDRDGIPGPAIEECIETTGAEVVFTTTECFVUTSAGAMDLENQQRIKDLAEKEGAENLVVILGGAEAEASGLACETVTNGDPTFAGPLAGVPLGLACYHIVEEEIKSEVDAEVYEDQISMMEMVIDVDAITEEVKTYRDKYSKYKL, encoded by the coding sequence ATGCTTAAAGGGAAAAAAATTGCCATTTTAGGCGATAGAGATGGAATTCCAGGACCAGCGATTGAAGAATGTATTGAGACAACTGGTGCTGAAGTGGTTTTTACGACAACTGAGTGTTTTGTCTGAACAAGCGCAGGAGCTATGGACTTAGAAAATCAGCAGAGAATAAAAGATCTTGCTGAAAAAGAAGGTGCGGAAAATCTCGTTGTTATCTTAGGTGGTGCAGAAGCAGAAGCTTCTGGATTAGCTTGTGAAACAGTAACAAATGGAGATCCAACTTTCGCAGGACCATTAGCAGGAGTTCCGTTGGGACTCGCGTGTTATCATATAGTTGAAGAAGAAATAAAGAGTGAAGTTGACGCAGAAGTATACGAAGATCAGATTAGTATGATGGAAATGGTAATAGATGTTGATGCTATTACAGAAGAAGTAAAAACTTATAGAGACAAGTATTCAAAATATAAACTTTAA
- the grdB gene encoding glycine reductase complex selenoprotein B: protein MSNKLKIVHYLNQFFGQIGGEDKADIPPRIEEGSIGPGTALNNSLGEDAEIVNTIICGDTFFNENLEESKSEIKEMLEEIKPDLLIAGPAFNAGRYGVACGTVAEIAKTELGIDVVSGIYPENPGYEMFKQYAYFVETPDSAAGMRSALPDMIKIVKSYIEKNGELGSPEEEGYMSRGVRKNIFAEERGAARAIKMLVKKLDGKEFETEYPMPVFDRVDPVDPISNMTETKVALVTSGGIVPKGNPDHIESSSASKYGEYSLEGVMDLDEASYETAHGGYDPVCANKDSDRVLPVDVIRDLEKEGVIGELHNKFYTTVGNGTSVANAKAYAQEIAENLLADGVQAVILTSTUGTCTRCGATMVKEIERSGIPVVHVATVVPISMTVGANRIVPAIAIPYPLGDPDLGKKEEKKLRRDIVEKALDALQTDIDEQTVFSVNEE, encoded by the coding sequence ATGAGTAATAAACTTAAAATTGTTCATTATTTAAATCAGTTTTTTGGACAGATTGGGGGAGAAGACAAAGCAGATATTCCACCACGTATAGAAGAAGGATCTATAGGTCCCGGAACTGCTTTAAATAATTCCTTAGGTGAAGATGCAGAAATTGTGAATACAATTATTTGTGGTGACACATTTTTTAATGAAAATCTTGAAGAAAGCAAAAGTGAAATAAAAGAAATGTTAGAAGAAATAAAACCGGATTTATTAATCGCAGGACCTGCCTTTAATGCAGGTAGATATGGTGTAGCCTGTGGAACAGTTGCTGAGATTGCTAAAACTGAATTAGGGATAGATGTAGTTTCTGGTATTTATCCAGAAAATCCTGGTTATGAAATGTTTAAACAGTATGCATATTTTGTTGAAACTCCTGATTCTGCAGCGGGAATGAGATCTGCACTTCCTGACATGATAAAAATTGTTAAGAGCTATATTGAAAAAAATGGTGAATTAGGCAGTCCTGAAGAAGAGGGATATATGTCTCGAGGAGTCAGAAAAAATATTTTTGCTGAAGAAAGAGGAGCAGCTAGAGCTATTAAAATGCTTGTAAAAAAACTGGATGGGAAAGAATTTGAAACTGAATATCCAATGCCTGTTTTTGACAGAGTAGATCCAGTTGATCCAATTAGTAACATGACTGAGACCAAGGTTGCTCTTGTTACTTCAGGAGGTATTGTTCCTAAAGGAAATCCAGATCATATTGAATCTTCCAGTGCTTCAAAATATGGAGAGTACAGCTTGGAAGGTGTAATGGATCTTGATGAAGCTAGCTATGAAACTGCTCATGGTGGATATGATCCAGTATGTGCAAATAAAGATTCCGATCGTGTTCTTCCTGTAGATGTTATAAGAGATCTTGAAAAAGAAGGAGTAATTGGTGAACTTCACAATAAATTTTATACAACAGTAGGTAATGGTACATCTGTTGCAAATGCAAAAGCATATGCACAGGAGATCGCGGAAAATTTACTTGCTGATGGGGTTCAGGCAGTTATATTAACTTCTACTTGAGGTACCTGTACACGTTGCGGTGCAACAATGGTGAAAGAAATTGAAAGATCTGGTATTCCAGTTGTTCATGTGGCAACAGTAGTTCCAATTTCAATGACAGTAGGAGCAAATCGAATTGTTCCAGCTATTGCCATTCCATATCCTCTAGGGGATCCTGATTTAGGCAAAAAAGAAGAAAAAAAATTAAGAAGAGATATTGTGGAAAAAGCATTAGATGCTCTGCAGACTGATATTGATGAGCAGACAGTTTTTTCTGTTAATGAAGAATAG
- a CDS encoding glycine/sarcosine/betaine reductase component B subunit has product MQLELGKIKIEDIQFAAETKVSDSTLYINQEELLEIIGEDSRITNINLDIVHPGDSVRIIPVKDVIEPRVKVEGPGGVFPGFISSEEMVGSGRTHVLKGAAVVTTGEIVGFQEGIIDMTGPGSEYTPFSKFHNLVVDCDVKEDIKQHEHEEILRMVGLKTASYLGKAAKDIEPDELETYEHKPFLEAAAEYPDLPKVGYVYMLQSQGLLHDTYVYGVDAKEIIPTLMSPTEIMDGAILSGNCVSACDKNATYVHQNNPVIEELYKYHGEKYNFMGVIITNENVTLADKERSSNFTAKLAEMLSLDAAVVSEEGFGNPDADLIMNSKKLAAKGIETVLLTDEYAGRDGASQSLADADPSADAVVTAGNANEVITLPPMEKVIGHQNFADVIAGGFDGSLEDDGSISVEIQAITGSTNELGFHNLTAKTY; this is encoded by the coding sequence ATGCAATTAGAATTAGGTAAAATCAAAATTGAAGATATTCAATTTGCTGCTGAAACTAAAGTTTCTGACTCCACACTTTATATTAATCAAGAGGAACTTTTGGAAATTATAGGTGAAGACAGCAGAATAACTAATATTAATTTAGATATAGTTCACCCGGGTGATAGTGTAAGAATTATCCCTGTAAAAGATGTTATTGAGCCAAGAGTTAAAGTTGAAGGACCAGGTGGCGTATTCCCTGGCTTTATCAGCAGTGAAGAAATGGTTGGCTCAGGTCGTACCCATGTGCTTAAGGGTGCTGCAGTTGTAACAACAGGTGAAATTGTTGGGTTTCAGGAAGGTATTATTGATATGACTGGTCCAGGATCAGAGTACACTCCGTTTTCTAAATTTCATAATCTAGTTGTTGATTGTGATGTAAAAGAAGATATTAAACAGCATGAACACGAAGAAATTCTAAGAATGGTTGGACTTAAAACTGCCAGTTATTTAGGAAAAGCTGCTAAGGATATTGAACCTGATGAGTTAGAAACTTATGAACATAAACCATTTTTAGAAGCTGCTGCTGAATATCCAGATCTTCCTAAAGTAGGCTATGTGTATATGCTTCAGAGTCAGGGTTTACTGCATGATACCTATGTTTATGGTGTTGATGCAAAAGAAATAATTCCAACGTTAATGTCTCCAACAGAAATAATGGATGGTGCGATATTGAGTGGTAACTGTGTATCTGCTTGTGATAAAAATGCAACTTATGTACATCAAAATAATCCTGTAATTGAGGAACTCTATAAGTATCATGGAGAAAAATATAATTTTATGGGAGTTATTATCACAAATGAAAATGTTACCCTGGCAGATAAAGAAAGATCATCAAATTTCACTGCAAAATTAGCAGAAATGTTGAGTTTAGATGCCGCAGTTGTTTCTGAAGAAGGTTTTGGAAATCCTGATGCAGATTTGATTATGAACAGTAAAAAGCTGGCTGCAAAAGGTATTGAAACTGTACTTTTAACTGATGAATATGCAGGACGGGATGGAGCTTCTCAGTCACTTGCAGATGCAGATCCTTCGGCAGATGCTGTTGTAACTGCAGGAAATGCAAATGAAGTAATAACTCTGCCTCCAATGGAAAAAGTTATTGGGCATCAGAATTTTGCAGATGTAATTGCTGGGGGGTTTGATGGAAGCCTTGAAGATGATGGTTCTATTTCAGTTGAGATTCAGGCTATTACTGGTTCAACAAATGAATTAGGATTTCATAATTTAACAGCTAAAACTTATTAA
- a CDS encoding GrdX family protein, translating to MKDQVIITNNPRVKKEFQDLKIDFVNNLSDVYSKSRNLVHQNWKLVSHPLAGSVKPAQNPYRSIILAPSNKLDFYSLNTIENAIQKLNQFSKNHKKREYSQKIKDDYQVIDLTLINSALKN from the coding sequence ATGAAAGATCAAGTTATTATTACCAATAATCCCAGGGTAAAAAAAGAATTTCAAGATTTAAAAATTGATTTTGTAAATAATCTCTCTGATGTTTATAGTAAAAGTAGGAATTTAGTACATCAAAATTGGAAATTAGTATCTCATCCACTGGCAGGGAGTGTTAAACCGGCTCAGAATCCCTACCGGAGTATTATTTTAGCTCCGTCAAATAAATTAGATTTTTATAGTTTAAATACTATAGAAAATGCTATTCAAAAATTAAATCAGTTCAGTAAAAATCATAAAAAGAGGGAATATTCGCAAAAAATAAAAGATGATTATCAGGTCATTGATCTGACATTAATAAACTCTGCCCTGAAGAATTAA
- a CDS encoding C-GCAxxG-C-C family protein codes for MQKNFEDDIIDLSSIKEKAENYYQNGDFYCSESIIKTFIEEFDLDLPDDVIAMASAFPVGMGNSGCSCGAVIGAQMMLGYFFGRRQAGSNKVNKTMELSAELHDYFREEHGSLCCRVLTKDYKLGSKDHIKQCVDFTGEMAYVAAEKICKELEIEYKE; via the coding sequence ATGCAGAAAAATTTTGAAGATGATATAATTGATCTCAGCAGTATCAAAGAAAAAGCAGAAAACTATTATCAAAACGGTGATTTTTACTGTTCGGAATCGATAATTAAAACTTTTATTGAAGAATTTGATCTTGATCTTCCCGATGATGTAATAGCTATGGCTTCTGCGTTTCCTGTTGGCATGGGTAATTCTGGCTGCAGTTGTGGAGCAGTTATTGGAGCTCAGATGATGCTTGGTTATTTTTTTGGCAGAAGGCAGGCGGGAAGTAATAAAGTAAATAAAACGATGGAGCTGTCAGCTGAATTACATGATTATTTTAGAGAAGAACATGGTTCTCTCTGCTGCAGAGTTTTAACTAAAGATTACAAGCTTGGCTCTAAAGATCATATTAAACAATGTGTTGATTTCACGGGTGAGATGGCCTATGTAGCTGCTGAAAAAATATGTAAAGAATTAGAGATAGAATATAAAGAGTGA
- the selD gene encoding selenide, water dikinase SelD, whose translation MEKIKLTDYSKTSGUAAKMGPRALAQVLRHVDFPADPEKLLIGLDKADDAAVYSLTDDIALIQTLDFFTPVVDDPYLFGQIAAANALSDVYAMGGQPILAMNIVGFPSCLEGEILSRILQGGADKVKEAGANLCGGHTVVDEEPKYGLSVTGIVHPDDLLSNSGIKEGDLILLTKPLGTGVMISALKGGFIEDAENNPAVKSMLTLNNRALNYFDHYQINACTDVTGFGLIGHLLEMSENSSLEIQIDAEEIPVFADAREFSEFGLLPAGAYKNRDNYQEFVAESGERDQTLYDLMYDPQTSGGLLISVAEEDAADLLIDLYTEDIEAAVIAKAKKGEKGIKINWN comes from the coding sequence ATGGAAAAAATAAAATTAACTGATTACAGTAAAACTTCTGGTTGAGCAGCTAAGATGGGCCCTAGGGCTCTGGCGCAGGTTCTGCGTCACGTTGATTTTCCTGCTGATCCGGAAAAATTACTGATTGGTTTAGATAAAGCAGATGATGCGGCTGTTTATAGTTTAACTGATGATATTGCTTTGATTCAGACTCTTGATTTTTTCACACCAGTTGTAGACGACCCTTATTTATTTGGTCAGATTGCTGCTGCAAATGCTTTAAGTGATGTATATGCGATGGGGGGTCAGCCCATTTTAGCAATGAATATTGTAGGTTTTCCTTCCTGTTTAGAGGGAGAAATTCTTTCGCGTATTCTGCAGGGTGGTGCTGATAAGGTAAAAGAAGCAGGAGCCAATTTATGTGGTGGTCACACTGTAGTAGATGAAGAACCTAAATATGGGCTTTCTGTAACAGGAATAGTTCACCCAGATGATTTGCTCAGTAACTCTGGCATTAAAGAAGGGGACCTTATTCTCTTAACGAAACCACTGGGAACAGGTGTTATGATTTCTGCACTTAAAGGTGGCTTTATAGAAGATGCTGAAAATAATCCAGCAGTAAAGTCGATGTTAACTTTAAATAACAGAGCTTTAAACTATTTTGATCATTATCAGATCAATGCCTGTACAGATGTAACCGGTTTTGGCTTGATTGGACATTTACTTGAAATGTCTGAAAACAGCAGTTTAGAAATTCAAATTGATGCTGAAGAAATCCCTGTTTTTGCAGATGCAAGAGAATTTAGTGAATTTGGCCTGCTGCCAGCTGGTGCTTATAAGAATAGAGATAATTATCAGGAATTTGTAGCTGAAAGTGGTGAAAGAGATCAGACACTTTATGATTTAATGTATGATCCCCAGACTTCAGGTGGGCTTTTAATTTCAGTGGCGGAAGAGGATGCTGCCGATTTACTAATTGATCTTTATACTGAAGATATTGAAGCTGCTGTGATTGCAAAAGCTAAAAAAGGTGAAAAAGGTATTAAAATAAATTGGAACTAA
- the trxB gene encoding thioredoxin-disulfide reductase, which translates to MSQEYDLIVLGGGPAGMASAIYGSRSRLNTLVLEAKRKTGGQPSTYHDMENYPGVPETTASELMENFRSHAEKFGTEFKRGEVKSLEVNGFEKVVKCKKGEEYKTKSVVIATGAEPRKLGIKGEEEFKGKGVSYCATCDADLFTDLDIVVVGNGNSAVEESIYLSKFVNKITMIVIHDEGVMDAEKILQEKAMENEKIDFVWNSVLEEIKGDGLVEKAVVKNIKNGEKSELDCSGVFFFVGRVPSTDFLEGVVDLTEHGYVETTKQMETNQPGVYAVGDVRNKVVRQVITAAGDGATAAVMAQGYIEEEEYWQNHVVEADKPALVAFWSVTDQESMDLVSQLENMELEDKGYKFLKIDTYKNRLISGRYDIEEIPTILKLEDGKVAEKLVAPTEKELKNIF; encoded by the coding sequence ATGAGTCAAGAATATGATCTGATTGTACTTGGTGGTGGACCAGCTGGAATGGCCTCAGCAATTTATGGTTCTCGTTCCAGACTAAACACCTTAGTTTTAGAAGCCAAGAGAAAAACTGGCGGTCAGCCAAGTACTTATCATGATATGGAAAATTATCCTGGAGTACCAGAAACCACTGCTTCTGAATTGATGGAAAACTTCCGCAGTCATGCCGAAAAATTTGGTACTGAATTTAAGCGGGGGGAAGTTAAATCTCTAGAAGTTAATGGTTTCGAAAAAGTAGTAAAATGTAAAAAGGGCGAAGAGTACAAAACAAAAAGTGTTGTAATTGCTACAGGTGCTGAACCCAGAAAGTTAGGAATTAAAGGTGAAGAAGAATTTAAAGGTAAGGGAGTATCTTACTGTGCAACCTGTGATGCAGATCTTTTTACAGATTTAGATATAGTTGTAGTTGGTAATGGAAACTCAGCTGTTGAAGAATCAATTTATCTGAGTAAATTTGTCAACAAGATTACAATGATAGTCATTCATGATGAAGGTGTAATGGATGCTGAAAAGATTCTGCAGGAAAAAGCAATGGAAAATGAAAAAATTGATTTTGTCTGGAATTCTGTTCTAGAAGAAATCAAGGGGGATGGACTGGTAGAAAAGGCTGTTGTTAAAAATATTAAAAATGGTGAAAAATCTGAGCTTGACTGTTCAGGCGTCTTCTTTTTTGTAGGAAGAGTTCCCAGCACTGACTTTTTAGAAGGTGTTGTTGATTTAACAGAGCATGGTTATGTTGAAACAACAAAACAGATGGAAACAAACCAACCGGGAGTTTATGCAGTTGGTGATGTGAGAAATAAAGTTGTACGTCAGGTAATAACAGCAGCTGGTGATGGAGCGACTGCAGCTGTAATGGCTCAGGGCTATATTGAAGAAGAAGAATACTGGCAGAATCATGTTGTTGAGGCTGATAAACCAGCTTTAGTAGCTTTCTGGAGTGTTACCGATCAAGAAAGCATGGATCTGGTGAGTCAATTAGAAAATATGGAACTTGAAGACAAGGGCTATAAGTTCTTAAAGATTGATACTTATAAAAATAGACTTATTTCTGGTCGATATGATATTGAAGAAATACCAACAATATTAAAACTTGAAGATGGTAAAGTTGCTGAAAAGCTAGTTGCGCCAACTGAAAAAGAATTAAAGAATATATTTTAA
- the trxA gene encoding thioredoxin TrxA, translated as MLELTKDNFEKEVTKSEGLVVVDFWSESCDRCLEIMPDVKELAENYSDSAKFAKLDIKGNRRLAIGQKVLGLPSIVFYKDGEKVEHLSGEDLEIEDIENTLNEMI; from the coding sequence ATGTTAGAATTAACAAAAGATAATTTTGAAAAAGAAGTAACAAAAAGTGAGGGTCTTGTTGTTGTTGATTTCTGGAGTGAAAGCTGTGATCGCTGTTTAGAAATTATGCCTGATGTTAAAGAGTTAGCTGAAAATTATTCAGATAGTGCTAAATTTGCTAAGTTAGATATTAAGGGGAATAGAAGGCTTGCTATTGGTCAAAAAGTACTTGGCTTACCTTCAATAGTATTTTATAAAGACGGCGAGAAAGTTGAACATCTTTCTGGTGAAGATTTAGAAATTGAAGATATTGAAAATACTTTGAATGAAATGATTTAA
- the grdC gene encoding glycine/sarcosine/betaine reductase complex component C subunit beta produces the protein MDFPVIKGSGYVLVHTPNILKEGGSTQTTTRAKNPDDEYLKKLDDYLRTFAEVVSYAPNQAYIGNILPDELKDIETPWYEKENFVESGRYGDFGEIMPEDEFYALIKHVDVFDLVKLSTDFIAEIEPKLAEHPILKEMEIELGEGEDVSELEALLENHAEPLYLDNKLVGCVKRAHESDVNLNAHTILENLVAKASAVLSVKNLAAKNDIDLNDVDYVLECSEEACGDINQRGGGNFAKAIAEMAGCENANGSDVRSFCAAPAHAVVNAAALVQSGIYDNVVVAAGGSVAKLGMNGKDHIKKEMPVLEDTLGGFAILISKNDGASPVIRTDIIGRHKVGTGSSPQAVISSLVTDPLDENDLNIKDIDKYSVEMQNPEVTKPAGAGDVPESNYKMIAALGVKRGDLERKELMSFVKEHGMPGFAPTQGHIPSGVPFVGPAAKMMKAGQIEKAMIIGKGSLFLGRMTNQFDGVSFVIEKNSGAKKEENSVSDKEIKNMIAGAMRQMADNLLGETE, from the coding sequence ATGGATTTTCCAGTAATTAAAGGTTCAGGTTATGTTTTAGTACATACACCAAACATCTTAAAGGAGGGCGGCTCTACCCAGACAACAACCAGAGCTAAAAATCCTGATGATGAGTATTTAAAGAAGTTGGATGACTATCTAAGAACTTTTGCAGAAGTGGTTTCTTATGCGCCTAATCAGGCTTATATAGGTAATATTTTACCTGATGAGCTAAAAGATATTGAAACACCCTGGTATGAAAAAGAAAACTTTGTTGAAAGCGGCAGGTATGGCGATTTTGGTGAAATAATGCCCGAAGATGAGTTTTATGCTTTAATCAAACATGTTGACGTTTTTGATTTAGTAAAGTTAAGCACAGACTTTATTGCAGAGATTGAGCCTAAGCTTGCAGAACACCCTATTTTAAAAGAAATGGAGATTGAACTGGGTGAAGGCGAAGATGTCTCTGAGTTAGAAGCTCTATTAGAAAATCATGCAGAACCACTTTATTTAGATAATAAATTGGTTGGCTGTGTAAAAAGAGCTCATGAAAGTGATGTCAACCTTAATGCACATACTATTTTAGAGAACTTAGTCGCTAAAGCATCTGCAGTTTTATCAGTGAAAAATCTAGCTGCAAAAAACGATATTGACTTAAATGATGTTGATTATGTACTTGAATGTTCTGAAGAGGCATGTGGAGATATTAATCAGCGTGGTGGAGGCAACTTTGCTAAAGCTATAGCAGAAATGGCAGGCTGTGAAAATGCTAATGGTTCAGATGTTAGAAGTTTCTGTGCAGCACCTGCTCATGCTGTTGTTAATGCGGCTGCTTTAGTTCAGTCAGGAATTTATGATAATGTTGTAGTTGCAGCCGGTGGATCTGTAGCAAAACTAGGGATGAACGGTAAAGATCACATCAAAAAAGAGATGCCTGTTTTAGAAGATACTCTAGGTGGATTTGCAATCTTAATCTCTAAAAATGATGGAGCCAGTCCAGTTATTAGAACTGATATTATCGGTCGTCATAAAGTTGGAACAGGATCTTCACCACAGGCCGTAATTAGTTCTTTGGTAACTGATCCTTTAGATGAAAATGATTTAAATATTAAAGATATCGATAAATATTCTGTAGAAATGCAGAATCCAGAAGTTACAAAACCTGCTGGTGCAGGAGATGTTCCAGAATCTAATTACAAAATGATTGCTGCTTTAGGAGTTAAACGCGGTGATTTAGAAAGAAAAGAACTGATGAGCTTTGTTAAAGAACACGGAATGCCAGGATTTGCGCCAACTCAGGGCCATATCCCCTCAGGAGTTCCATTCGTTGGACCAGCAGCCAAAATGATGAAGGCTGGCCAGATTGAAAAAGCAATGATTATTGGTAAAGGAAGTCTTTTCTTAGGTAGAATGACTAACCAGTTTGATGGAGTTTCTTTTGTAATTGAAAAGAATTCGGGAGCAAAAAAGGAAGAAAACAGTGTAAGTGATAAAGAAATCAAAAATATGATCGCCGGTGCTATGCGCCAGATGGCAGATAATCTTCTCGGCGAAACCGAGTGA
- the yedF gene encoding sulfurtransferase-like selenium metabolism protein YedF, translating into MKEIDAKGLACPKPVVLAKKAITSNQEVLIIVDNQTAASNLTKLGKKMGAEVSVVEESETEFRVMFKKTKSTDSENADSESETSGAKIYLIPSDTMGDGERELGQILIKGFISTIKELDPLPEKIIFLNSGVKLATKEDIIFYLKELEEQGVEILLCGTCVDYYELQEEVGVGDISNMFEIADNLNRGDVVTI; encoded by the coding sequence ATGAAAGAAATTGATGCTAAAGGTTTAGCCTGTCCCAAACCAGTTGTACTTGCTAAAAAGGCTATAACTTCTAATCAAGAAGTGCTAATAATTGTTGATAATCAGACTGCTGCTTCCAACTTAACTAAATTAGGCAAGAAAATGGGAGCAGAAGTTTCAGTTGTCGAAGAATCTGAAACTGAATTTAGAGTCATGTTTAAAAAAACTAAAAGTACTGACAGCGAAAACGCTGACTCAGAATCAGAAACTAGTGGAGCTAAAATTTATTTAATTCCATCAGATACTATGGGAGATGGAGAGCGCGAATTGGGGCAAATCTTAATTAAAGGTTTTATTTCTACTATCAAAGAATTAGACCCCCTACCTGAAAAAATTATTTTCCTTAATTCTGGAGTTAAATTAGCGACAAAAGAAGATATTATTTTTTATTTAAAAGAACTTGAAGAGCAGGGAGTTGAAATTCTTCTTTGCGGAACCTGTGTTGATTATTATGAACTACAGGAAGAAGTGGGAGTAGGAGATATAAGTAATATGTTTGAAATTGCTGATAATTTGAACCGCGGAGATGTTGTTACAATTTAA
- the grdD gene encoding glycine/sarcosine/betaine reductase complex component C subunit alpha, which translates to MTENVKKRVAGVFNEVAAAIESGEFGDKKKIGLTLLDSEHGVDELKKAAEIAENNYNDLEVDLIGCEEEKCSCLADAHSIMDQKLDNNELDAAVTLHYSFPLGVSTVGRVVTPGQGKEMLIATTTGTTDTNRVPSMLKNTIYGIAAAKSLGIEKPTVGILNVEGARLVEKNLQKLKENGYEFEFATSVRADGGSVMRGNDLLLGVPDVMVTDTLTGNMLMKVFSAFNTGGQYEAVGYGYGPGVGDNFDKLIGIISRASGAPVIANAIKFMAEVSKGNLLEITKAELKAANNAGLKDIISELKSSSSAAEAEAVKEPSKKVTDEEISGIDILEIEAAKESLWKKDIYAETGMGCTGPVILIAEADEEKARAELKKAGFIE; encoded by the coding sequence ATGACAGAAAATGTAAAGAAAAGAGTTGCCGGAGTGTTTAATGAGGTTGCAGCAGCTATTGAATCAGGTGAGTTTGGTGATAAAAAGAAAATTGGCCTGACTTTACTTGATAGTGAACATGGAGTTGATGAACTAAAAAAGGCTGCAGAAATCGCTGAAAATAATTATAATGATTTAGAGGTAGACTTAATTGGCTGTGAGGAAGAAAAATGCAGCTGTCTGGCAGATGCACATTCTATAATGGATCAAAAATTAGATAATAATGAGCTGGATGCTGCAGTTACCTTGCATTATAGTTTTCCTTTAGGTGTATCAACAGTAGGTAGAGTTGTAACTCCTGGTCAGGGAAAAGAGATGTTGATTGCTACTACTACAGGAACTACTGATACAAATCGAGTTCCCTCAATGCTTAAAAATACTATTTATGGGATAGCAGCTGCAAAATCTTTAGGGATTGAAAAACCAACAGTAGGGATTTTAAATGTAGAAGGAGCAAGACTTGTAGAAAAAAATCTGCAGAAGTTAAAAGAAAATGGTTATGAGTTTGAATTTGCAACTTCTGTAAGAGCAGATGGTGGTTCTGTGATGAGAGGAAATGATCTGCTTTTAGGAGTACCCGATGTAATGGTAACCGATACTCTAACCGGGAATATGCTGATGAAAGTATTTTCTGCCTTTAATACAGGTGGACAGTACGAAGCAGTTGGTTATGGTTATGGTCCTGGAGTTGGAGACAATTTTGATAAATTAATCGGAATTATCTCACGTGCTTCTGGAGCCCCAGTAATTGCTAATGCGATTAAATTTATGGCAGAAGTAAGTAAGGGTAATTTATTAGAGATTACTAAAGCTGAGCTTAAAGCAGCTAATAATGCTGGTTTAAAAGATATAATATCTGAACTTAAGAGCAGCAGTTCAGCGGCAGAAGCTGAAGCAGTAAAAGAACCAAGCAAAAAAGTAACTGATGAAGAGATATCAGGTATTGATATTCTAGAAATAGAGGCTGCCAAAGAAAGTCTCTGGAAAAAAGATATATATGCAGAAACAGGAATGGGATGTACAGGACCAGTAATCTTAATTGCTGAAGCAGATGAAGAAAAAGCAAGAGCAGAGCTAAAAAAGGCAGGTTTTATTGAGTAA